Proteins from one Camelina sativa cultivar DH55 chromosome 8, Cs, whole genome shotgun sequence genomic window:
- the LOC104706960 gene encoding T-complex protein 1 subunit gamma-like produces MQAPVLVLSDSLKRESGRKVHHGNIQASKAVADIIRTTLGPRSMLKMLLDAGGGIVVTNDGNAILRELDVAHPAAKSMIELSRTQDEEVGDGTTSVIVLAGEMLHVAEAFVEKNYHPTVICRAYIKALEDSIAVLDKIAMSIDINDRSSVLGLVKSCIGTKFTSQFGDLIADLAIDATTTVGVDLGQGLREVDIKKYIKIEKVPGGQFEDSEVLKGVMFNKDVVAPGKMKRKIVNPRIILLDCPLEYKKGENQTNAELVREEDWEVLLKLEEEYIENICVQILKFKPDLVITEKGLSDLACHYFSKAGVSAIRRLRKTDNNRIAKACGAVIVNRPDELQESDIGTGAGLFEVKKIGDDFFSFIVECKEPKACTVLLRGPSKDFINEVERNLQDAMSVARNIIKNPKLVPGGGATELTVSATLKQKSATIEGIEKWPYEAAAIAFEAIPRTLAQNCGVNVIRTMTALQGKHANGENAWTGIDGNSGLIADMKECKIWDSYNVKAQTFKTAIEAACMLLRIDDIVSGIKKKQAPGSGPSKPTIETEGDADNEQILPD; encoded by the exons ATGCAAGCACCGGTACTCGTACTCA GCGATTCGTTAAAGCGTGAATCTGGAAGAAAGGTTCATCATGGTAATATCCAAGCTTCCAAG GCTGTGGCTGATATCATTCGTACGACGTTGGGTCCTCGTTCTATGTTGAAGATGCTTCTTGATGCTGGTGGag GGATTGTTGTTACCAATGATGGAAATGCTATTCTTCGTGAGCTAGATGTTGCTCATCCTGCAGCTAAA TCAATGATTGAGTTGAGCCGTACACAAGACGAAGAAGTTGGTGATGGGACAACATCAGTTATCGTTCTAG CTGGAGAAATGCTTCACGTTGCAGAAGCATTTGTTGAAAAGAATTACCATCCCACAGTCATATGCCGAG CTTACATTAAGGCTCTCGAAGATTCTATTGCTGTTCTTGACAAAATTGCTATGTCAATTGATATCAATGACC GTTCTTCAGTGCTAGGATTAGTCAAGAGCTGCATAGGGACAAAGTTCACTAGCCAATTTGGAGATCTAATTGCT GATTTGGCCATTGATGCCACCACTACTGTTGGTGTTGATCTTGGGCAAGGTTTGAGGGAGGTAGATATTAAAAAGTACATCAAGATTGAGAAGGTTCCTGGTGGTCAGTTTGAGGACTCTGAGGTTCTTAAAGGAGTTATGTTTAACAAAGATGTTGTTGCTCCTGGTAAAATGAAGAGAAAGATAGTTAACCCACGTATCATTCTTCTTGACTGTCCCCTTGAGTACAAGAAAGGTGAAAATCAAACCAATGCTGAGTTGGTCAGAGAAGAAGACTGGGAAGTGTTGTTGAAGCTGGAAGAGGAATACATCGAGAACATTTGCGTGCAAATACTTAAGTTCAAACCTGATTTAGTTATCACAGAGAAGGGTCTTAGTGACTTGGCCTGTCACTATTTCAGTAAAGCTGGGGTTAGTGCAATCCGAAGGTTGAGAAAAACTGACAACAACAGAATCGCCAAGGCTTGTGGAGCAGTAATTGTGAATAGACCCGACGAATTGCAGGAGTCTGATATTGGTACTGGGGCTGGCTTGTTTGAGGTCAAGAAAATAGGAgatgatttcttttctttcattgttGAATGCAAAGAACCCAAAGCGTGTACTGTACTCTTAAGGGGACCAAGTAAAGATTTCATCAATGAAGTGGAAAGAAATTTACAG GATGCCATGTCTGTTGCAAGAAACATTATCAAAAACCCAAAGCTCGTTCCTGGTGGAGGAGCCACAGAATTAACCGTCTCTGCCACATTAAAACAGAAGAGTGCAACAATCGAAGGCATAGAGAAG TGGCCATATGAAGCAGCTGCCATTGCTTTCGAGGCTATTCCACGAACCCTGGCTCAAAACTGTGGGGTTAACGTGATCCGTACTATGACTGCACTACAAGGGAAG CACGCAAATGGTGAAAACGCGTGGACCGGTATTGATGGGAACTCTGGTTTAATAGCTGATATGAAAGAGTGCAAG ATATGGGATTCATACAATGTGAAGGCGCAAACATTCAAGACAGCGATAGAAGCTGCGTGTATGCTTCTGAGGATCGATGATATAGTGAGTGGTATCAAGAAGAAGCAAGCTCCCGGATCTGGACCTTCAAAACCTACCATTGAGACAGAAGGAGATGCAGACAACGAGCAAATTCTTCCCGACTAG
- the LOC104709431 gene encoding phosphoglucan, water dikinase, chloroplastic-like: MESIGSHHCCSSPFTFTTRNSSTLPKLVNFTRRVHLTHQSHRLRNSSSREEQRKKKDGSGTKVKLNVRLDHQVQFGEHVAMFGSAKEIGSWKKKSPLNWTDKGWVCEIELDGGQVLEYKFVIVKNDGSLSWESGDNRVLKLPNSGNFSVVCHWDATRETLDLPQEVGNDDGGGGGDERDNHEVSDERVVGSENGGQLQKSTLGGQWQGKDASFMRSNDHGNREVGRNWDTTGLEGTALRMVEGDRNSRNWWRKLEMVREVIVGSVEREERLKALIYSAIYLKWINTGQIPCFEDGGHHRPNRHAEISRLIFRELEHICSKKDATAEEVLVARKIHPCLPSFKAEFTAAVPLTRIRDIAHRNDIPHDLKQEIKHTIQNKLHRNAGPEDLIATEAMLQRITETPGKYSGDFVEQFKIFHNELKDFFNAGSLTEQLDSMKISMDDRCLSALNLFFECKKRLDTSGESNNVLELIKTMHSLASLRELIIKELNSGLRNDAPDTAIAMRQKWRLCEIGLEDYFFVLLSRFLNALETMGGADQLAKDVASRKVASWNDPLDALVLGVHQVGLSGWKQEECLAIGNELLAWRERDLLEKEGGEDGNTIWAMRLKATLDRARRLTAEYSDLLLQIFPPNVEILGRALGIVESIVPGSLPATSGGPIILLVNKADGDEEVSAANGNIAGVMLLQELPHLSHLGVRARQEKIVFLTCDDDDKVADIRRLVGKFVRLEASPSHVNLILSTEDRSRISKSSANKKTDKNSLSKKKTDTKSLSTDDKESSSSSHSLLYSSKDIPSGGIIALADADVPTSGSKSAACGLLASLAEASSIVHSEHGVPASFKVPTGVVIPFGSMELALKQSNSEEKFASLLEKLETARPEGGELDTICDQIHEVMKSLQVPKETINSISKAFPKDARLIVRSSANVEDLAGMSAAGLYESIPNVSPSDPLVFSGSVCQVWASLYTRRAVLSRRAAGVTQKEASMAVLVQEMLSPDLSFVLHTVSPADPDSNLVEAEIAPGLGETLASGTRGTPWRLASGKLDGIVQTLAFANFSEELLVSGTGPADGKYVRLTVDYSKKRLTVDSVFRQQLGQRLGSVGFFLERNFGCAQDVEGCLVGEDVYIVQSRPQPL; the protein is encoded by the exons ATGGAGAGCATTGGCAGCCACCATTGTTGCAGCTCTCCTTTCACCTTCACCACTAGAAACTCATCAACACTTCCTAAACTCGTTAACTTCACTCGCAGAGTTCATCTCACCCACCAATCTCACCGACTCAGAAACTCCTCTT CCAGAGAGGAACAacggaagaagaaagatgggtCTGGAACGAAGGTGAAGTTGAATGTGAGGTTAGATCATCAAGTTCAGTTTGGTGAACATGTGGCTATGTTTGGATCAGCTAAAGAGATTGGTTCGTGGAAAAAGAAATCGCCTTTGAATTGGACTGACAAGGGATGGGTTTGTGAGATTGAGCTTGACGGTGGTCAAGTTTTAGAGTATAAGTTCGTCATTGTTAAGAATGATGGGTCACTCTCTTGGGAATCTGGTGATAACCGTGTCCTTAAGCTTCCAAATTCTGGGAATTTCTCAGTTGTTTGTCATTGGGATGCTACAAGAGAAACCCTTGATTTGCCTCAGGAG GTTGgtaatgatgatggtggtggtggtggggacgAGAGGGATAATCATGAGGTTAGTGATGAGAGAGTAGTGGGAAGTGAAAATGGTGGGCAGCTTCAGAAAAGTACATTGGGTGGGCAGTGGCAAGGTAAAGATGCGTCCTTTATGCGTTCTAATGACCATGGTAATAGAGAAGTTGGAAGGAATTGGGATACTACTGGTCTTGAAGGCACAGCTCTTAGGATGGTTGAAGGTGATCGTAACTCTAGGAATTGGTGGAGAAAG CTTGAAATGGTTCGCGAGGTTATAGTTGGGAGTGTTGAGAGGGAGGAACGATTGAAGGCGCTCATATACTCTGCAATTTATTTGAAG TGGATAAACACAGGTCAGATTCCTTGCTTTGAAGATGGAGGGCATCACCGTCCAAACCGGCATGCCGAGATTTCCAGGCTTATATTCCGGGAGTTGGAGCACATTTGCAGTAAGAAAGATGCTACGGCTGAG GAAGTGCTTGTTGCTCGAAAAATCCATCCGTGTTTGCCTTCTTTCAAAGCAGAGTTTACTGCAGCTGTCCCTCTAACTCGAATTAGGGACATAGCCCATCGCAATGATATTCCTCATGATCTcaag CAAGAAATCAAGCATACCATACAAAATAAGCTTCACCGGAATGCGGGTCCAGAAGATCTAATTGCAACAGAGGCGATGCTTCAAAGAATTACCGAGACCCCAGGAAAATACAGTGGAGATTTTGTTGAGCAATTCAAAATATTCCATAATGAGCTAAAGGATTTCTTTAATGCTGGAAG CCTCACTGAACAACTTGATTCTATGAAAATTTCTATGGATGATAGATGTCTTTCTGctctcaatttgttttttgaatgtAAAAAG CGCCTTGACACATCAGGAGAATCAAACAATGTTTTGGAGTTGATTAAAACCATGCATTCTCTGGCTTCTCTAAGAGAATTAATTATAAAGGAACTTAATAGCGGTTTGCGTAATGATGCTCCTGATACTGCCATTGCAATGCGCCAAAAG TGGCGCCTTTGTGAGATCGGCCTCGAAGACTACTTTTTTGTTCTACTAAGCAG ATTCCTCAATGCGCTTGAAACTATGGGAGGAGCTGATCAACTGGCAAAAGATGTTGCATCAAGAAAGGTTGCCTCGTGGAATGATCCACTAGATGCTTTGGTGTTGGGTGTTCACCAAGTAGGTCTCTCTGGTTGGAAGCAAGAAGAATGTTTAGCCATTGGAAATGAACTCCTTGCTTGGCGAGAGAGAGACCTACTTGAAAAAGAAG GGGGAGAGGATGGAAATACCATTTGGGCCATGAGGCTGAAAGCAACACTTGATCGAGCACGCAGATTAACAGCAGAATATTCTGATTTACTTCTTCAAATATTTCCTCCTAATGTAGAG ATTTTAGGAAGAGCTCTAGGAATT GTCGAGAGCATTGTTCCAGGATCATTGCCAGCAACTTCTGGTGGTCCGATTATTCTCTTGGTCAACAAAGCTGATGGCGATGAAGAG GTAAGTGCTGCTAATGGGAACATAGCCGGAGTCATGCTCCTGCAGGAACTGCCTCACTTGTCTCACCTTGGCGTTAGAGCGCGGCAG GAGAAAATTGTCTTCTTGACATGTGATGACGATGACAAGGTCGCTGATATACGACGACTTGTGGGAAAATTCGTGAG GTTGGAAGCATCTCCAAGCCATGTGAACCTGATACTTTCAACTGAGGATAGGAGTCGCATTTCCAAATCCAGTGCGAACAAAAAAACGGATAAGAATAGCTTATCTAAGAAAAAGACGGATACGAAAAGCTTATCTACTGATGATAAAGAGTCTTCCTCATCTTCCCATAGCCTCCTTTACTCATCCAAG GATATCCCTAGTGGAGGAATCATAGCACTTGCTGATGCAGATGTACCAACCTCTGGTTCAAAATCTGCTGCATGTGGTCTTCTTGCATCTTTAGCAGAAGCCTCTAGTATTG TGCACAGCGAACATGGAGTTCCAGCATCATTTAAGGTTCCAACTGGAGTTGTCATACCTTTTGGATCTATGGAATTAGCTTTAAAGCAAAGTAATTCGGAAGAAAAGTTTGCGTCTTTGTTAGAAAAGTTAGAAACCGCCAGACCTGAGGGCGGTGAGCTTGACACCATATGCGATCAGATCCATGAAGTGATGAAATCATTGCAAGTGCCTAAAGAAACAATCAACAGCATAAGCAAAGCGTTTCCCAAAGACGCTCGTCTCATTGTTCGTTCAAGCGCTAACGTCGAGGACTTAGCTGGAATGTCAGCTGCAGGACTCTATGAATCAATCCCCAACGTGAGTCCCTCAGATCCTTTGGTGTTTTCAGGTTCGGTTTGCCAAGTTTGGGCTTCTCTCTACACAAGAAGAGCTGTACTAAGCCGTAGAGCTGCTGGTGTCACTCAAAAAGAAGCTTCAATGGCGGTTCTTGTTCAAGAAATGCTTTCGCCAGACCTATCTTTTGTTTTGCACACGGTCAGTCCAGCTGATCCAGACAGTAATCTTGTGGAAGCCGAGATTGCTCCTGGTTTAGGTGAGACTTTAGCTTCAGGGACAAGAGGAACACCATGGAGACTCGCTTCGGGTAAACTCGATGGGATTGTGCAAACCTTAGCTTTCGCAAACTTCAGCGAAGAGCTTCTTGTGTCAGGAACAGGTCCTGCTGATGGTAAGTACGTTCGCTTGACCGTCGACTATAGCAAGAAGCGGTTAACCGTTGACTCAGTGTTTAGACAGCAACTTGGTCAGCGACTTGGTTCGGTTGGTTTCTTCTTGGAAAGAAACTTTGGCTGTGCACAAGACGTTGAAGGTTGTTTGGTTGGTGAAGATGTTTACATTGTTCAGTCAAGGCCACAACCTCTGTAG